A stretch of Pogona vitticeps strain Pit_001003342236 chromosome 5, PviZW2.1, whole genome shotgun sequence DNA encodes these proteins:
- the DCLRE1C gene encoding protein artemis isoform X5: MFLFQGENGTVLYTGDFRLAKGEVARMELLHSGDRVKDIQSVYLDTTFCDPKFHHIPSREECVKGILELVRSWITLSPYHVVWLNCKAAYGYEYLFTNLSEELGIQVHVNRLDMFKNMPEILCHITSDRHTQIHACRHPRDDELFRGNRLPCGMTSANGKRLHIISVKPSTMWFGERTKRTNVIVRTGESSYRACFSFHSSYTEIKDFISYICPVTVYPNVIPVGRTEEKVIEILKPLCRMYSKNNKPQYKPLGALKRPRTFKLTDTGGDGSDDDLFDTELIPARYKIPKLLPEIASSKNKQFHEDHEEESDKTISCCKASFMPTSLNVDFVECEESNGEDEEEEEEESEKEIICPDGLPLSTESTILLPNPVGLAHSELICKPNEDQQQPDLEVPKWDAFFKHKMEDTDTSEHDSFLPPTDSSKAQSPSLFSDNEDFSDSTHISSQNSSQSTHISEQGSQGWDSQADTMLISSQERKSLNSPKRTVDRTVFYTSHFSAGESKMDLQNCKSAEHGGPSSNNVNYECKARFLERSASALNSAWTESGHKKDKQEEGLWTSNPCAQIDSESSSDFEIPSTPDADPPKPDELGRLYKKLAAGENL; this comes from the exons GTTTCTGTTCCAAGGTGAAAATGGCACTGTGTTGTATACTGGGGATTTCAGACTTGCAAAAGGTGAAGTGGCCCGAATGGAACTTCTGCATTCCGGGGACAG gGTGAAAGACATCCAGAGTGTGTATTTAGATACGACTTTCTGTGATCCCAAATTTCATCATATACCGAGCAGG GAAGAATGTGTGAAGGGAATATTAGAGTTAGTAAGAAGCTGGATCACTCTGAGTCCTTATCATGTGGTATGGCTGAACTGCAAAGCAGCTTATGGATATGAGTATTTATTCACAAACCTCAGTGAGGAGCTTGGAATCCAG GTGCATGTGAATAGACTGGACATGTTTAAAAACATGCCAGAAATCCTCTGCCATATCACCTCTGATCGGCACACCCAGATTCACGCGTGTCGCCATCCAAGG GATGATGAACTCTTCCGAGGGAACAGATTGCCTTGTGGAATGACGTCCGCAAATGGGAAACGGTTGCATATAATTAGTGTTAAACCATCCACAATGTGGTTTGGAGAAAGGACAAAGAGAACTAATGTAATAGTGAG GACTGGGGAGAGTTCCTACAGAGCttgcttttcatttcattcttcttATACTGAG ATCAAGGATTTCATAAGCTATATTTGCCCAGTGACTGTGTATCCCAATGTAATTCCAGTTGGTAGAACAGAGGAAAAAGTTATAGAAAT ttTAAAGCCACTGTGTCGCATGTACAGCAAAAATAACAAGCCACAATATAAACCACTTGGTGCACTGAAGAGGCCCAGAACCTTCAAGCTGACAGACACAG GTGGTGATGGTAGTGATGATGATCTCTTTGACACTGAACTGATTCCTGCAAGATACAAAATTCCTAAACTGCTGCCAGAGATTGCATCTTCTAAGAACAAACAATTCCATGAAGACCATGAAGAAGAGAGTGACAAAACAATTAGTTGCTGTAAGGCATCTTTCATGCCTACCTCTTTAAATGTAGATTTTGTGGAGTGTGAGGAATCCAATGGggaggatgaagaagaggaggaagaagaatctGAGAAAGAGATTATTTGCCCTGATGGTCTACCACTGAGTACGGAGTCTACCATTCTTTTGCCAAATCCGGTAGGATTGGCCCATTCAGAACTCATCTGCAAACCAAATGAAGACCAACAACAACCTGATTTAGAAGTGCCAAAATGGGATGCCTTCTTTAAACATAAGATGGAGGATACAGATACCTCTGAACATGACAGTTTTCTGCCGCCAACAGATTCAAGCAAGGCTCAGTCCCCAAGCCTCTTTAGTGACAATGAGGACTTCAGTGATTCTACTCATATCTCTTCTCAAAACTCTTCCCAGTCAACACATATATCTGAACAAGGTAGTCAAGGGTGGGACAGCCAAGCAGACACCATGCTCATCTCCTCTCAAGAGCGAAAGAGTCTTAACTCTCCTAAAAGGACAGTGGACAGAACAGTATTTTACACATCTCATTTCTCTGCTGGGGAAAGCAAAATGGACTTACAGAACTGCAAGTCTGCTGAACATGGTGGCCCTTCTTCTAACAATGTTAACTATGAATGTAAAGCCAGATTCCTGGAGAGAAGCGCATCTGCCCTGAACAGTGCATGGACTGAATCTGGTCACAAGAAGGACAAGCAGGAAGAAGGATTATGGACATCTAATCCTTGTGCCCAGATAGATTCAGAGAGCAGTTCTGACTTTGAAATCCCATCTACTCCTGATGCAGACCCCCCTAAACCAGACGAACTCGGTCGTCTGTACAAAAAGCTGGCAGCAGGGGAAAATTTATAA
- the DCLRE1C gene encoding protein artemis isoform X4, translated as MFLFQGENGTVLYTGDFRLAKGEVARMELLHSGDRVKDIQSVYLDTTFCDPKFHHIPSREECVKGILELVRSWITLSPYHVVWLNCKAAYGYEYLFTNLSEELGIQVHVNRLDMFKNMPEILCHITSDRHTQIHACRHPRGLALMYFPSMPFLNLSARQDDELFRGNRLPCGMTSANGKRLHIISVKPSTMWFGERTKRTNVIVRTGESSYRACFSFHSSYTEIKDFISYICPVTVYPNVIPVGRTEEKVIEILKPLCRMYSKNNKPQYKPLGALKRPRTFKLTDTGGDGSDDDLFDTELIPARYKIPKLLPEIASSKNKQFHEDHEEESDKTISCCKASFMPTSLNVDFVECEESNGEDEEEEEEESEKEIICPDGLPLSTESTILLPNPVGLAHSELICKPNEDQQQPDLEVPKWDAFFKHKMEDTDTSEHDSFLPPTDSSKAQSPSLFSDNEDFSDSTHISSQNSSQSTHISEQGSQGWDSQADTMLISSQERKSLNSPKRTVDRTVFYTSHFSAGESKMDLQNCKSAEHGGPSSNNVNYECKARFLERSASALNSAWTESGHKKDKQEEGLWTSNPCAQIDSESSSDFEIPSTPDADPPKPDELGRLYKKLAAGENL; from the exons GTTTCTGTTCCAAGGTGAAAATGGCACTGTGTTGTATACTGGGGATTTCAGACTTGCAAAAGGTGAAGTGGCCCGAATGGAACTTCTGCATTCCGGGGACAG gGTGAAAGACATCCAGAGTGTGTATTTAGATACGACTTTCTGTGATCCCAAATTTCATCATATACCGAGCAGG GAAGAATGTGTGAAGGGAATATTAGAGTTAGTAAGAAGCTGGATCACTCTGAGTCCTTATCATGTGGTATGGCTGAACTGCAAAGCAGCTTATGGATATGAGTATTTATTCACAAACCTCAGTGAGGAGCTTGGAATCCAG GTGCATGTGAATAGACTGGACATGTTTAAAAACATGCCAGAAATCCTCTGCCATATCACCTCTGATCGGCACACCCAGATTCACGCGTGTCGCCATCCAAGG GGACTTGCCCTTATGTACTTTCCATCCATGCCTTTTTTGAACCTGTCTGCCCGCCAGGATGATGAACTCTTCCGAGGGAACAGATTGCCTTGTGGAATGACGTCCGCAAATGGGAAACGGTTGCATATAATTAGTGTTAAACCATCCACAATGTGGTTTGGAGAAAGGACAAAGAGAACTAATGTAATAGTGAG GACTGGGGAGAGTTCCTACAGAGCttgcttttcatttcattcttcttATACTGAG ATCAAGGATTTCATAAGCTATATTTGCCCAGTGACTGTGTATCCCAATGTAATTCCAGTTGGTAGAACAGAGGAAAAAGTTATAGAAAT ttTAAAGCCACTGTGTCGCATGTACAGCAAAAATAACAAGCCACAATATAAACCACTTGGTGCACTGAAGAGGCCCAGAACCTTCAAGCTGACAGACACAG GTGGTGATGGTAGTGATGATGATCTCTTTGACACTGAACTGATTCCTGCAAGATACAAAATTCCTAAACTGCTGCCAGAGATTGCATCTTCTAAGAACAAACAATTCCATGAAGACCATGAAGAAGAGAGTGACAAAACAATTAGTTGCTGTAAGGCATCTTTCATGCCTACCTCTTTAAATGTAGATTTTGTGGAGTGTGAGGAATCCAATGGggaggatgaagaagaggaggaagaagaatctGAGAAAGAGATTATTTGCCCTGATGGTCTACCACTGAGTACGGAGTCTACCATTCTTTTGCCAAATCCGGTAGGATTGGCCCATTCAGAACTCATCTGCAAACCAAATGAAGACCAACAACAACCTGATTTAGAAGTGCCAAAATGGGATGCCTTCTTTAAACATAAGATGGAGGATACAGATACCTCTGAACATGACAGTTTTCTGCCGCCAACAGATTCAAGCAAGGCTCAGTCCCCAAGCCTCTTTAGTGACAATGAGGACTTCAGTGATTCTACTCATATCTCTTCTCAAAACTCTTCCCAGTCAACACATATATCTGAACAAGGTAGTCAAGGGTGGGACAGCCAAGCAGACACCATGCTCATCTCCTCTCAAGAGCGAAAGAGTCTTAACTCTCCTAAAAGGACAGTGGACAGAACAGTATTTTACACATCTCATTTCTCTGCTGGGGAAAGCAAAATGGACTTACAGAACTGCAAGTCTGCTGAACATGGTGGCCCTTCTTCTAACAATGTTAACTATGAATGTAAAGCCAGATTCCTGGAGAGAAGCGCATCTGCCCTGAACAGTGCATGGACTGAATCTGGTCACAAGAAGGACAAGCAGGAAGAAGGATTATGGACATCTAATCCTTGTGCCCAGATAGATTCAGAGAGCAGTTCTGACTTTGAAATCCCATCTACTCCTGATGCAGACCCCCCTAAACCAGACGAACTCGGTCGTCTGTACAAAAAGCTGGCAGCAGGGGAAAATTTATAA
- the HSPA14 gene encoding heat shock 70 kDa protein 14 isoform X1 codes for MAAIGIHLGSTCACAAVYKDGRADVVANDAGDRVTPTVVAFSENEEVVGLAAKQNRVRNLSNTVVKVKQLLGRSCGDPQAEKYIAESKCSIIEKNGKFSYEIDGKLISPEDVAKLVFSKMKETAQSALGSDINDTVITVPFDFDENQKNALGEAAVAAGLNVLRLIHEPSAALLAYGIGQDSPSGKSNLLVYKLGGTSLSITVMEVNSGLYRVVSTNTDDSIGGTCFTEALAQHLASEFQRLYKYDVRGNPRAMMKLMNSAEVAKHSLSTLGSANCFVDSLYDGLDFDCNVSRARFELICSALFNKCIEAIRKVLQQAGLTADNINQVVLCGGSARMPKLQQLIKELFPVVELLNSVPPDEVIPIGAAMEAGILLGKDNTFLDDEMLSVECSAKDILVKVVNESGDDKFLVVFPLGTPLPARRQHTLQAPGSNSSVCLELYESLEKTLVKEDKFAQIVLHDLDVKEDGLHDILTVLTMKRDGSLHVTCTDQDTGRCEAITVEVAS; via the exons ATGGCAGCCATCGGGATCCACTTGGGCAGTACGTGCGCTTGCGCCGCCGTTTATAAG GATGGCCGTGCAGATGTTGTTGCCAATGATGCTGGGGACCGAGTTACTCCCACTGTTGTTGCTTTTTCAGAAAACGAAGAG GTTGTCGGTTTGGCAGCAAAACAAAACCGAGTGAGGAATCTTTCAAACACAGTAGTGAAAGTAAagcagcttcttgggaggag CTGTGGAGATCCTCAGGCTGAAAAGTATATTGCAGAAAGTAAATGCTCA ATCATTGAAAAGAATGGAAAGTTTAGTTATGAAATAGATGGGAAACTTATTTCCCCAGAAGATGTTGCAAAACTGGTCTTCAGTAAAATGAAAG AAACTGCTCAGTCTGCTTTGGGTTCAGATATCAATGATACTGTTATTACAGTACCATTTGACTTTGATGAAAACCAGAAGAATGCTCTCGG GGAAGCTGCTGTTGCAGCAGGACTTAATGTCCTTAGGCTGATACATGAACCCTCTGCAGCTCTGCTGGCTTATGGAATTGGACAAGATTCACCCAGTGGAAAAAG CAATTTGTTAGTGTACAAACTTGGAGGGACATCTCTCTCTATCACAGTTATGGAAGTCAACAGTGGACTGTATCGTGTTGTTTCCACAAACACAGATGACAGCATAGGGGGTACCTGTTTCACTGAGGCCTTAGCGCAACATTTAGCCTCTGAGTTTCAAAG attgtaTAAATATGATGTAAGGGGAAACCCCAGGGCCATGATGAAGCTAATGAACAGTGCTGAAGTTGCAAAGCATTCATTATCAACATTGGGAAGTGCAAACTGCTTTGTTGACTCCCTGTATGATGGTCTGGATTTTGACTGTAATGTTTCCAG GGCCAGATTTGAACTTATTTGCTCTGCACTTTTTAACAAATGCATAGAAGCCATCAGAAAGGTCTTGCAACAAGCTGGGCTCACGGCAGACAATATCAACCAA GTTGTCCTCTGTGGTGGATCTGCTCGTATGCCAAAACTGCAGCAGTTAATCAAAGAACTTTTCCCAGTGGTTGAATTGCTGAACTCTGTGCCTCCAGATGAGGTCATTCCCATTGGGGCTGCTATGGAGGCTGGAATCTTACTAGGAAAAGATAATACCTTTTTAGATGATGAAATGTTATCTGTTGAATGTTCTGCCAAAGACATCTTAGTGAAG GTAGTGAACGAATCAGGGGATGATAAATTCCTGGTGGTGTTTCCATTGGGAACTCCTTTGCCAGCTAGAAGGCAACATACACTGCAAGCTCCAGGAAGCAACTCCTCTGTCTGTCTAGAACTGTACGAGTCCCTGGAAAAAACGCTGGTGAAAGAAGACAAGTTTGCACAG ATTGTACTCCATGATTTAGATGTAAAAGAAGATGGTCTGCATGATATTCTAACTGTCCTCACAATGAAAAG GGATGGATCCTTACATGTTACCTGCACAGATCAAGATACTGGAAGATGTGAAGCTATTACTGTAGAAGTGGCATCATAG
- the HSPA14 gene encoding heat shock 70 kDa protein 14 isoform X2 produces the protein MAAIGIHLGSTCACAAVYKDGRADVVANDAGDRVTPTVVAFSENEEVVGLAAKQNRVRNLSNTVVKVKQLLGRSCGDPQAEKYIAESKCSIIEKNGKFSYEIDGKLISPEDVAKLVFSKMKETAQSALGSDINDTVITVPFDFDENQKNALGEAAVAAGLNVLRLIHEPSAALLAYGIGQDSPSGKSNLLVYKLGGTSLSITVMEVNSGLYRVVSTNTDDSIGGTCFTEALAQHLASEFQRLYKYDVRGNPRAMMKLMNSAEVAKHSLSTLGSANCFVDSLYDGLDFDCNVSRARFELICSALFNKCIEAIRKVLQQAGLTADNINQVVLCGGSARMPKLQQLIKELFPVVELLNSVPPDEVIPIGAAMEAGILLGKDNTFLDDEMLSVECSAKDILVKIVLHDLDVKEDGLHDILTVLTMKRDGSLHVTCTDQDTGRCEAITVEVAS, from the exons ATGGCAGCCATCGGGATCCACTTGGGCAGTACGTGCGCTTGCGCCGCCGTTTATAAG GATGGCCGTGCAGATGTTGTTGCCAATGATGCTGGGGACCGAGTTACTCCCACTGTTGTTGCTTTTTCAGAAAACGAAGAG GTTGTCGGTTTGGCAGCAAAACAAAACCGAGTGAGGAATCTTTCAAACACAGTAGTGAAAGTAAagcagcttcttgggaggag CTGTGGAGATCCTCAGGCTGAAAAGTATATTGCAGAAAGTAAATGCTCA ATCATTGAAAAGAATGGAAAGTTTAGTTATGAAATAGATGGGAAACTTATTTCCCCAGAAGATGTTGCAAAACTGGTCTTCAGTAAAATGAAAG AAACTGCTCAGTCTGCTTTGGGTTCAGATATCAATGATACTGTTATTACAGTACCATTTGACTTTGATGAAAACCAGAAGAATGCTCTCGG GGAAGCTGCTGTTGCAGCAGGACTTAATGTCCTTAGGCTGATACATGAACCCTCTGCAGCTCTGCTGGCTTATGGAATTGGACAAGATTCACCCAGTGGAAAAAG CAATTTGTTAGTGTACAAACTTGGAGGGACATCTCTCTCTATCACAGTTATGGAAGTCAACAGTGGACTGTATCGTGTTGTTTCCACAAACACAGATGACAGCATAGGGGGTACCTGTTTCACTGAGGCCTTAGCGCAACATTTAGCCTCTGAGTTTCAAAG attgtaTAAATATGATGTAAGGGGAAACCCCAGGGCCATGATGAAGCTAATGAACAGTGCTGAAGTTGCAAAGCATTCATTATCAACATTGGGAAGTGCAAACTGCTTTGTTGACTCCCTGTATGATGGTCTGGATTTTGACTGTAATGTTTCCAG GGCCAGATTTGAACTTATTTGCTCTGCACTTTTTAACAAATGCATAGAAGCCATCAGAAAGGTCTTGCAACAAGCTGGGCTCACGGCAGACAATATCAACCAA GTTGTCCTCTGTGGTGGATCTGCTCGTATGCCAAAACTGCAGCAGTTAATCAAAGAACTTTTCCCAGTGGTTGAATTGCTGAACTCTGTGCCTCCAGATGAGGTCATTCCCATTGGGGCTGCTATGGAGGCTGGAATCTTACTAGGAAAAGATAATACCTTTTTAGATGATGAAATGTTATCTGTTGAATGTTCTGCCAAAGACATCTTAGTGAAG ATTGTACTCCATGATTTAGATGTAAAAGAAGATGGTCTGCATGATATTCTAACTGTCCTCACAATGAAAAG GGATGGATCCTTACATGTTACCTGCACAGATCAAGATACTGGAAGATGTGAAGCTATTACTGTAGAAGTGGCATCATAG